The following nucleotide sequence is from Terriglobales bacterium.
AGACGGCGCATCGCCCGCGATCTCCACGATAGCGTCGGGCCGCTACTGGCGGCACTTTCGATGAATAATGGTTTGGTTCACCAACAGGCAGAGAAACTAGGCCCTCAAGCCGTGGAGGCCCTGCGCCAGAATAGCGAACTGATCGAACAGCTCTCTAAGCAAACGCGTACGATCTCGCATCTGCTTCATCCTCCGCTTCTCGACGAGATCGGCCTTTTGCCCGCAATCAGAATGTTCGCGGAAGGCTTTGGCGAGCGTAGCAATGTGAAGGTCACAGTGGAACTTTCGCCTGAGATCGGAAGACTTCCGCCCACCATGGAGATTTCGATTTTCCGGATCGTGCAAGAGTGCCTTACTAACGTCTATCGCCACTCCGAGAGTAAGACCGCTCTGATTCGGATCAGCCCTACTCGCGACAAATCGCTCACTGTACAAGTGTCCGACGAGGGCAAAGGCATACCTCTCGACAGCAGGGTTTCAACCCTGGTAGGCAACAGCCACGGTGTGGGGTTAAGCGGGATGCGAGAACGTGTGAGAGAGTTGGGCGGCACACTCGATATACAATCGAATGGGAATGGCACCACTGTCACAGCCTCACTTCCTGTGGGTAATATGGCGGTGGTCGGCGCGTGATTTCGAGATCCACTAAAGTTACTTCAAGGATTCAGATGCGCACTCGGTTCCTAATTGTAGACGACAGCGACCTGGTGCGAAGATCTCTG
It contains:
- a CDS encoding response regulator, coding for MAEHQKVNILMVDDQPGKLVTYEAILNELDENLIQARSGKEALDHLLKTNVAVVLMDVSMPELDGFELADMIRQHPRFQNTAIIFISAVHLTDIDRLKAYQRGAVDYIAVPIVPELLRAKVRVFADLHRKTYQLEMLNRDLRTLSARLITTQDEERRRIARDLHDSVGPLLAALSMNNGLVHQQAEKLGPQAVEALRQNSELIEQLSKQTRTISHLLHPPLLDEIGLLPAIRMFAEGFGERSNVKVTVELSPEIGRLPPTMEISIFRIVQECLTNVYRHSESKTALIRISPTRDKSLTVQVSDEGKGIPLDSRVSTLVGNSHGVGLSGMRERVRELGGTLDIQSNGNGTTVTASLPVGNMAVVGA